One genomic segment of Burkholderia pyrrocinia includes these proteins:
- a CDS encoding DNA-binding protein, which translates to MQTINPLANRVGFPEVLPTDEAAAVINRKPQTLRKWACLENGPIRPVRINGRLAWKVSDLQSLLNGGRK; encoded by the coding sequence ATGCAGACAATCAATCCCCTGGCAAACCGGGTCGGCTTCCCCGAGGTCCTGCCGACCGACGAAGCCGCCGCCGTAATCAATCGCAAGCCGCAAACCCTGCGCAAATGGGCCTGCCTCGAGAATGGCCCGATTCGTCCGGTGCGCATCAATGGGCGCCTGGCGTGGAAAGTCTCCGACCTGCAATCGCTGCTGAACGGGGGGCGCAAGTGA
- a CDS encoding XRE family transcriptional regulator → MRYTPPTPSDLEQLKQTLQLSSAQMADLFGVQGGRQWRKYTGGETPREISPHILFFAMARLELDAKTLDRILNRMRDVGATIDLDSE, encoded by the coding sequence ATGCGATATACCCCACCGACTCCCAGCGATCTGGAGCAGTTGAAGCAAACCCTGCAGCTCAGCAGCGCGCAGATGGCGGATCTGTTCGGCGTGCAGGGTGGGCGACAATGGCGGAAGTACACGGGTGGAGAGACTCCGCGCGAAATCAGTCCGCACATTTTGTTCTTCGCGATGGCTCGGCTGGAGCTGGATGCGAAGACACTCGACCGGATCTTGAATCGGATGCGCGACGTCGGCGCGACGATCGACCTGGACAGCGAGTAA
- a CDS encoding transcriptional coactivator p15/PC4 family protein encodes MSHSAEFLDLRRSDSERLRVTVGEYRGRVLVDLRIWFAAEHGEWKPGRAGVSLRPDQVGEVMQALRLAAQAADPAGMR; translated from the coding sequence ATGAGCCACTCCGCCGAATTCCTCGACCTGCGTCGCTCTGATTCGGAGCGCCTCCGCGTAACCGTGGGTGAGTACCGCGGCCGCGTCCTCGTTGATCTCCGGATCTGGTTCGCCGCTGAACACGGCGAATGGAAACCCGGCCGTGCCGGTGTCTCGCTGCGTCCCGACCAGGTCGGCGAAGTCATGCAGGCACTCCGCTTGGCTGCGCAAGCAGCCGATCCGGCGGGGATGCGCTGA
- a CDS encoding AAA family ATPase, with translation MSVAEKERIRAALSHVPADDRDTWVQMGMAIKAELGEAGFDFWDDWSRSASSYSEADAKSVWKSFRSGGITIASLFKRAIEHGYRESEPTTALSADERERRRVERDREAATAAEIHQRAQAEAATKARNLWEKAGTVHADHAYVRTKRIKPYGAKQLRDQLVVKLQDIDGEHHSAQYIRPDGHKAFQTDGRISGCFVAVSVGVKPTGKTPLLICEGYATACSLHEATGYPVAAAMNAGNLPNVARAWREKHPELRIVLCADDDTETAGNPGMSKATEAARAIGALLAVPDFGKDRPGHASDFNDLYCLAGLEAVRRCVDAATAPEDATAPKKRTAPTVNLSCAADIVPEPIHWLWPGWLPAGKLSILAGQPGCGKTTIAISLSSAISNGAEWPDGTRCKAPGNILIWTGEDGLADTLVPRLMAAGADLRRVFFVESITNEAGGLQPFDPSRDVPILAERVEQIGGASMLVVDPIISVVNGDSHKSGDVRKSLQPLIDLGAAHGCAILGITHFSKGSKGSSPTERILGSQAFGAAARMILVAGKDDTSDRRIFAKSKCNIAGDSGGFEYAIETLDAQDGLASSRIAWGEPLDGSAREILRELEADDQDTDEQSERESKFERARCMLYEWLTPFMSTKEMKAAAQAEGVSWRMVEAAKAAEVKAGNKIRAVKHGKDWGWIWDNYDAKYGDSTPQSQIVSSPQGIQVRKDDCGVESLIQKGSEAKSASPQSVDGVAGIVATCPQSPVNSVHSGNHCGVADLTANPYSSRESTPQSSPQPSLDCGLDGDVAAAAELEDDV, from the coding sequence ATGAGCGTTGCAGAAAAAGAACGTATCCGCGCGGCACTAAGCCACGTGCCAGCAGATGACCGCGATACGTGGGTCCAGATGGGTATGGCTATCAAGGCCGAGCTCGGCGAAGCTGGATTCGACTTCTGGGACGACTGGTCGCGTTCGGCGTCGAGCTACAGCGAAGCCGATGCGAAATCGGTCTGGAAATCGTTTCGCTCGGGCGGCATCACGATCGCCAGTCTGTTCAAACGAGCGATCGAGCATGGCTACCGTGAAAGCGAGCCCACGACCGCGCTGTCGGCCGACGAGCGCGAACGCCGCCGAGTTGAACGTGATCGCGAAGCGGCTACCGCCGCCGAGATCCACCAACGCGCCCAGGCGGAGGCGGCCACCAAGGCTCGCAATCTTTGGGAGAAGGCCGGGACCGTTCATGCGGACCACGCCTACGTCCGCACGAAGCGCATCAAACCCTACGGCGCTAAGCAACTGCGCGATCAGCTTGTCGTCAAGCTGCAGGACATTGACGGCGAGCACCACTCCGCGCAATACATCCGGCCGGACGGTCACAAAGCCTTTCAGACCGATGGCCGAATCAGCGGGTGCTTCGTCGCGGTCAGTGTCGGAGTCAAGCCGACTGGCAAGACACCGCTGCTGATCTGCGAAGGCTATGCGACGGCCTGCTCACTTCACGAAGCAACCGGCTATCCCGTCGCTGCGGCTATGAACGCCGGTAACCTGCCGAACGTCGCGCGCGCCTGGCGCGAAAAACATCCCGAGCTGCGCATCGTGCTCTGTGCTGATGACGACACGGAGACGGCCGGTAATCCGGGCATGAGCAAGGCAACCGAGGCAGCGCGCGCGATCGGTGCCTTACTGGCCGTGCCTGACTTCGGTAAAGACCGCCCTGGACACGCATCGGATTTCAATGACCTGTACTGCCTCGCCGGGCTCGAGGCGGTGCGACGCTGCGTCGACGCGGCGACTGCGCCGGAAGATGCCACCGCTCCGAAGAAGCGCACTGCGCCGACCGTCAACCTGTCCTGCGCGGCCGACATTGTGCCGGAGCCGATTCACTGGCTCTGGCCTGGCTGGCTGCCTGCCGGCAAGCTCTCAATCCTCGCCGGGCAACCTGGGTGCGGAAAGACGACCATCGCCATTTCGCTGTCGTCTGCCATCTCCAACGGCGCAGAGTGGCCGGACGGTACACGCTGCAAAGCGCCGGGGAACATTTTGATCTGGACCGGAGAAGACGGGCTCGCCGATACGCTCGTCCCTCGCCTCATGGCAGCCGGCGCTGATCTCAGGCGCGTTTTCTTCGTGGAGTCGATCACGAATGAGGCGGGCGGGCTCCAGCCATTCGATCCAAGCCGCGATGTTCCCATTCTGGCCGAGCGCGTCGAGCAGATTGGCGGTGCAAGCATGCTTGTCGTCGATCCGATCATCAGTGTGGTGAACGGCGACTCTCACAAGTCCGGCGATGTTCGGAAATCGCTTCAGCCGCTGATCGACCTCGGAGCTGCCCACGGCTGCGCAATCCTCGGTATCACGCACTTCTCGAAGGGCTCGAAGGGCTCATCGCCGACCGAGCGCATTCTTGGCTCGCAGGCGTTCGGCGCCGCCGCGCGGATGATTCTTGTGGCCGGCAAGGATGACACGTCCGACCGCCGGATCTTCGCCAAGTCGAAATGCAATATCGCCGGCGATTCCGGGGGGTTCGAGTATGCGATCGAAACGCTCGACGCTCAGGATGGTCTCGCATCAAGCCGAATCGCATGGGGCGAACCTCTCGACGGCTCGGCGCGCGAGATCCTCCGCGAACTGGAGGCCGATGACCAGGACACCGACGAGCAGAGCGAGCGCGAATCGAAGTTCGAGCGTGCGCGCTGCATGCTTTACGAATGGCTAACTCCTTTCATGAGCACCAAGGAGATGAAAGCGGCGGCCCAGGCCGAAGGCGTGAGCTGGCGCATGGTGGAGGCTGCTAAGGCCGCCGAGGTGAAGGCTGGCAATAAAATCCGGGCCGTGAAGCATGGCAAGGATTGGGGCTGGATTTGGGATAATTACGACGCCAAGTACGGTGATTCAACTCCGCAGTCGCAGATCGTCTCAAGTCCGCAAGGAATTCAAGTCCGCAAAGACGATTGCGGAGTTGAATCCCTTATCCAGAAAGGCTCAGAAGCCAAGTCCGCAAGTCCGCAGTCGGTTGACGGAGTTGCCGGCATTGTCGCCACATGTCCGCAATCCCCCGTCAACTCCGTACACTCAGGAAATCATTGCGGAGTTGCGGACTTGACGGCAAACCCTTACTCATCAAGGGAATCAACTCCGCAATCAAGTCCGCAGCCCTCCTTAGACTGCGGACTTGACGGTGATGTTGCGGCGGCGGCCGAACTGGAGGACGACGTATGA
- a CDS encoding single-stranded DNA-binding protein, with amino-acid sequence MIDGLVSGRLYGEAQIGTGQNGKRFVTCKVRATAGDGETLFVNVIAFNDDVQTALLALGDADSVSLSGALTPKVWTDKNGTVKPALDMVAHGLLTAYHVQRKRKAVHPPASDGQPVAGTDDDL; translated from the coding sequence ATGATCGACGGCTTGGTAAGTGGCCGCCTCTACGGCGAAGCCCAGATCGGGACAGGACAGAATGGAAAGCGATTCGTGACCTGCAAGGTGCGCGCGACTGCCGGCGACGGTGAAACGCTGTTCGTGAACGTGATCGCGTTCAACGACGACGTGCAGACCGCATTGCTTGCTCTCGGAGACGCGGATAGCGTATCGCTCTCAGGCGCGCTCACGCCAAAGGTCTGGACTGACAAGAATGGCACCGTGAAGCCGGCGCTCGATATGGTTGCTCACGGGCTTCTGACGGCGTACCACGTGCAGCGCAAGCGGAAGGCAGTTCATCCACCCGCGTCGGACGGGCAACCGGTGGCTGGCACGGACGACGATCTTTGA
- a CDS encoding Rha family transcriptional regulator: MKNARPSKAESSAVEQREFTALILNESRSEPRVDSRVLAQHLGNSHQHVRELLESYSSDFEALGVFRFETGKPPRGSLGGRPERYALLNEDQCYLLLTYSRNTDRVRALKLRLVIAFRDARSRQALHDGVYLPSYHALHDEVAEMARRAHEAGSVAGDEVFHCNVNKLANKVCGLRAGERRSLNPTKRAILTATQEVIRASLQRSMGAGDDHRGAYRAAKQAAEEYASMAGRLLGGAQ; this comes from the coding sequence GTGAAAAACGCCCGACCCAGCAAAGCCGAATCGAGCGCCGTCGAACAGCGCGAGTTTACCGCACTCATCCTCAACGAGTCACGCAGCGAGCCCCGTGTCGACAGCCGAGTACTCGCCCAGCATTTGGGGAATTCTCATCAACACGTGCGCGAGTTGCTCGAGAGCTATTCGAGCGACTTCGAAGCGCTAGGGGTTTTCCGGTTTGAAACCGGGAAACCTCCCCGCGGCTCGCTCGGTGGCCGCCCCGAGCGCTACGCGCTGCTGAACGAAGACCAGTGCTACTTGCTGCTGACCTACAGCCGGAACACTGATCGCGTGCGTGCGTTGAAATTGCGCCTGGTGATCGCGTTCCGCGATGCCAGGAGCCGCCAGGCTCTCCACGACGGCGTGTATCTGCCGAGCTACCACGCCCTGCACGACGAGGTGGCCGAGATGGCTCGGCGAGCGCACGAGGCCGGGAGCGTGGCCGGTGACGAAGTGTTCCACTGCAATGTCAACAAGCTTGCCAACAAGGTTTGCGGCTTGCGAGCCGGCGAACGCCGATCGTTGAATCCAACCAAGCGGGCAATCCTGACGGCCACGCAGGAGGTAATCCGCGCGTCGCTGCAGCGTTCGATGGGCGCCGGCGACGATCACCGCGGTGCCTACCGCGCAGCCAAGCAGGCTGCGGAGGAATACGCCTCTATGGCTGGCCGTCTGCTCGGGGGCGCGCAATGA